The following coding sequences are from one Caloenas nicobarica isolate bCalNic1 chromosome 25, bCalNic1.hap1, whole genome shotgun sequence window:
- the NEFL gene encoding neurofilament light polypeptide: MSSYGYDPFFPSYKRRYAESPRLHVSAMRSSGGYSSGRSAYSSLSAPVSSVSVRRSYAASSASGSLLHSVDSLDLSQVAAISNDLKSIRSQERAQLQDLNDRFACFIERVHELEQQNKVLEAELLVLRQKHAEPSRFRALYEQEIRELRLAAEEATSEKQALQGERESLEETLRGLQARYEEEVLSREDAEARLLEVRKGADEAALARAELEKRVDSLLDELAFLKKVHEEELAELQAQIQYAHLSVEMDVSAKPDLSAALRDIRAQYEKLAARNMQNAEEWFRSRFTVLSESAAKNTDAVRAAKDEVSESRRLLKAKTLEIEATRGMNEALEKQLQELEEKQSADISALQDTINKLENELRTTKSEMARYLKEYQDLLNVKMALDIEIAAYRKLLEGEETRLSFTSVGSITSGYTQAAPTFGRSAYSGLQSSSYLLTTRSFPTYYSSHVQEEQIEIEETIEAAKVGEAKAAPAEEGEEEEKEEGEEEAGGEEAEEEEEGAKEEAEEAKEGEEEEGEGEETAAEEGEESQETAEETGEDKKEEKEAAGKEESEVKKKA, translated from the exons ATGAGCTCGTACGGCTACGACCCGTTCTTCCCCTCCTACAAGCGGCGCTACGCCGAGAGCCCGCGGCTCCACGTCTCGGCGATGCGCAGCAGCGGCGGCTACAGCTCCGGGCGCTCCGCGTACTCCAGCCTGTCGGCGCCCGTGTCCTCGGTGTCCGTGCGGCGCAGCTACGCGGCCTCCAGCGCCTCGGGCTCCCTCCTGCACTCGGTGGACAGCCTCGACCTGAGCCAGGTGGCCGCCATCAGCAACGACCTCAAGTCCATCCGCAGCCAGGAGCGGGCGCAGCTGCAGGACCTCAACGACCGCTTCGCCTGCTTCATCGAGCGGGTCCAcgagctggagcagcagaacAAGGTGCTGGAGGccgagctgctggtgctgcggCAGAAGCACGCCGAGCCCTCCCGCTTCCGCGCCCTGTACGAGCAGGAGATCCGCGAGCTGCGCTTGGCCGCCGAGGAGGCGACGAGCGAGAAGCAGGCGCTGCAGGGCGAGCGGGAGAGCCTGGAGGAGACGCTGCGGGGGCTGCAGGCGCGCTACGAGGAGGAGGTGCTGAGCCGGGAGGACGCGGAGGCGCGGCTGCTGGAGGTGCGCAAGGGCGCGGACGAGGCGGCGCTGGCGCGGGCGGAGCTGGAGAAGCGTGTGGACAGCTTGCTGGACGAGCTGGCCTTCCTCAAGAAGGTGCACGAGGAGGAGCTGGCGGAGCTGCAGGCGCAGATCCAGTACGCGCACCTCTCGGTGGAGATGGACGTGTCGGCCAAGCCCGACCTCTCCGCCGCGCTGCGCGACATCCGCGCTCAGTACGAGAAGCTGGCGGCCCGCAACATGCAGAACGCCGAGGAGTGGTTCCGCAGCCGCTTCACCGTGCTCAGCGAGAGCGCGGCCAAGAACACCGACGCCGTCCGCGCCGCCAAGGACGAGGTGTCCGAGAGCCGCCGGCTGCTCAAGGCCAAGACGCTGGAGATCGAGGCCACCCGCGGCATGAACGAGGcgctggagaagcagctgcaggagctggaagagaagcaaagcGCCGACATCTCCGCGCTGCAG GACACAATCAACAAATTAGAGAACGAGCTGAGGACCACGAAGAGTGAAATGGCTCGGTACTTGAAAGAATATCAAGATCTGCTCAATGTGAAAATGGCCCTGGACATCGAAATTGCAGCATATAG AAAACTGCTGGAAGGTGAAGAGACCCGACTCAGTTTCACTAGCGTTGGGAGCATCACCAGTGGCTACACTCAGGCTGCCCCGACGTTTGGCAGATCTGCCTACAGCGGCCTCCAGTCCAGCTCCTACCTGCTGACAACCCGTTCCTTCCCCACCTACTACTCCAGTCACGTCCAGGAAGAGCAGATTGAAATAGAGGAAACAATTGAGGCTGCTAAAGTGGGGGAAGCCAAGGCAGCCCCTGcggaggaaggtgaggaggaagagaaagaggaaggcGAGGAAGAAGCGGGAGGTGAAGAggctgaagaagaggaggaag GTGCTaaggaagaagctgaagaagCCAAAGagggtgaggaagaggaaggagaaggggaagaaacagcagctgaagaaggAGAGGAGTCTCAGGAAACTGCTGAGGAAACTGGTGAGGacaagaaggaagagaaagaagcagcaggaaaggaagagagtgaAGTGAAGAAGAAGGCTTGA
- the NEFM gene encoding neurofilament medium polypeptide gives MSYTMEHLGNPSYRRVTETRATYSRASASPSSGFRSQSWSRGSGSTVSSSYKRTNLGGPRAVYGSTVLSSAESLDVSQSSLLNGAAELKLSRSNEKEQLQGLNDRFAGYIEKVHYLEQQNKEIEAELAALRQKHAGRAQLSDAYEQELRELRGALEQVSHEKAQIQLDSEHIEEDIQRLRERFEDEARLRDETEATIRALRKEMEEASLMRAELDKKVQSLQDEVAFLRGNHEEEVAELLAQLQASHATVERKDYLKTDLTTALKEIRAQLECQSDHNMHQAEEWFKCRYAKLTEAAEQNKEAIRSAKEEIAEYRRQLQSKSIELESVRGTKESLERQLSDIEERHNNDLSTYQDTIHQLENELRGTKWEMARHLREYQDLLNVKMALDIEIAAYRKLLEGEETRFSAFSGSITGPIFTHRQPSVTIASTKIQKTKIEPPKLKVQHKFVEEIIEETKVEDEKSEMEDALAAIAEEMAAKAQEEEKAEEAAEEETEKEAAEAAAAPEEEKEEEGAEEEEEAAKSDAAEEGGSEKEEIEEKEEGEEAEEEVEEAEAKGKAEEAAAKVEKVKTPPAKSPPKSPPKSPVTEPAKVFQKEAAAEAGKDQKVEKGGEKPAKEEEKAASPEKPATPKVTSPEKPATPEKPASPEKAVTPEKAATPEKPATPEKAATPEKLVTPEKLRSPEKPVTPEKPRSPEKPVTPEKPRSPEKPASPVKDGKAVVEETVTVTKVTKISAEVEKESRKEDIAVNGEVEEKKEEESKEKEVEEEDKGVVTNGLDVSPIDDKGEKIVVTKKAEKITEGGDSTTTYITKSVTVTQKVEEHEESFEEKLVSTKKVEKVTSHAIVKEIKETE, from the exons ATGAGCTACACCATGGAGCACCTCGGCAACCCGTCGTACCGCCGGGTGACCGAGACCCGGGCCACCTACAGCCGCGCCAGCGCATCCCCGTCCAGCGGCTTCCGCTCGCAGTCGTGGTCCCGGGGCTCGGGCAGCACCGTGTCCTCCTCCTACAAGCGCACCAACCTGGGGGGGCCGCGGGCCGTGTACGGCTCCACGGTGCTGAGCTCCGCCGAGAGCCTGGACGTCAGCCAGTCCTCGCTGCTGAACGGCGCGGCGGAGCTGAAGCTGAGCCGCTCCAACGAgaaggagcagctgcaggggcTGAACGACCGTTTCGCCGGGTACATCGAGAAGGTGCACTACCTGGAGCAGCAGAACAAGGAGATCGAGGCGGAGTTGGCGGCGCTGCGGCAGAAACACGCCGGGCGGGCGCAGCTGAGCGATGCGTACGAGCaggagctgcgggagctgcgCGGAGCCCTGGAGCAGGTGAGCCATGAGAAGGCGCAGATCCAGCTGGACTCGGAGCACATCGAGGAGGACATCCAGCGCCTGCGGGAGCGCTTCGAGGACGAGGCGCGGCTCCGCGACGAGACGGAGGCCACCATCCGCGCCCTGCGCAAGGAGATGGAGGAGGCCTCGCTGATGCGGGCGGAGCTGGACAAGAAGGTGCAGTCGCTGCAGGACGAGGTGGCCTTCCTGCGGGGCAACCACGAGGAGGAGGTGGCCGAGCTGCTGGCGCAGCTCCAGGCGTCCCACGCCACGGTGGAGAGGAAGGACTACCTGAAGACCGACCTGACCACGGCGCTGAAGGAGATCCGCGCCCAGCTGGAGTGCCAGTCCGACCACAACATGCACCAGGCCGAGGAGTGGTTCAAGTGCCGCTACGCCAAGCTCACAGAAGCCGCCGAGCAGAACAAGGAGGCCATTCGCTCCGCCAAGGAGGAGATCGCCGAGTACCGCCGGCAGCTGCAGTCCAAGAGCATCGAGCTGGAGTCGGTGCGCGGCACCAAGGAGTCGCTGGAGCGGCAGCTCAGCGACATCGAGGAGCGTCACAACAACGACCTCAGCACCTACCAG GACACGATTCATCAGCTGGAGAACGAGCTTAGAGGAACAAAGTGGGAAATGGCACGTCACTTGAGGGAATACCAGGACCTCCTCAATGTCAAGATGGCCCTGGATATTGAAATTGCTGCATACAG GAAGCTACTGGAAGGTGAAGAGACAAGATTCAGTGCCTTCTCTGGAAGCATTACTGGACCCATATTCACACACAGACAACCATCTGTCACAATAGCATCCactaaaattcagaaaacaaaaatcgaACCACCAAAGCTGAAAGTCCAGCACAAGTTTGTAGAAGAAATCATTGAAGAGACAAAGGTAGAGGATGAAAAGTCTGAAATGGAAGATGCCCTGGCAGCTATTGCAGAAGAAATGGCAGCCAAGgcccaggaggaagaaaaggcagaagaagcCGCAGAGGAAGAAACTGAGAAGgaggctgcagaagcagcagctgcacctgaggaagaaaaggaggaagaaggagcagaggaggaagaagaagccGCAAAATCTGAcgcagcagaagaaggaggttctgaaaaagaagaaatagaggaaaaggaagaaggggaggaggctgaggaaGAGGTGGAGGAAGCTGAGGCCAAGGGCAAAGCCgaagaggcagcagcaaaggTAGAGAAGGTCAAAACACCTCCTGCAAAGTCACCCCCTAAATCCCCCCCTAAATCCCCTGTGACCGAGCCAGCCAAGGTTTTccagaaagaagcagctgcagaagcaggaaaagaTCAGAAGGTGGAGAAAGGTGGTGAGAAACCAGccaaggaggaagagaaagcgGCTTCTCCGGAGAAGCCAGCGACACCAAAGGTGACGTCTCCAGAGAAGCCTGCGACCCCGGAGAAACCTGCAAGCCCAGAAAAAGCAGTGACCCCGGAGAAAGCGGCGACCCCAGAGAAACCTGCAACCCCAGAGAAAGCGGCGACCCCGGAGAAGCTGGTGACACCGGAGAAGCTCCGTTCCCCCGAAAAACCGGTGACCCCAGAAAAACCTCGCTCTCCAGAAAAGCCGGTGACTCCGGAGAAGCCCCGTTCTCCAGAAAAGCCGGCCTCTCCGGTCAAAGATGGAAAGGCGGTGGTGGAGGAGACCGTCACTGTCACAAAGGTAACAAAAATTAGTGCCGAGGTAGAGAAGGAGTCCAGGAAAGAAGACATTGCAGTGAATGGtgaggtggaggagaaaaaggaagaggaatccaaagagaaggaggttgaggaggaagacaAGGGAGTTGTCACTAACGGTCTAGATGTGAGCCCGATTGATGATAAGGGTGAGAAAATTGTAGTGaccaaaaaagcagagaaaatcaCTGAAGGTGGGGACAGTACAACCACATATATCACAAAGTCGGTGACAGTCACTCAGAAGGTAGAGGAACATGAAGAAAGCTTTGAGGAGAAATTAGTGTCCACTAAGAAAGTGGAGAAAGTTACTTCACATGCCATAGTAAAAGAGATTAAAGAGACCgaataa